In the genome of Nitrospira sp., the window ACTTCGTCTTCCGGCGCATGGGTCGGCACACTGAACAAGTTGAACAAGAGAATCATGAACAGGCCGACCACGACCCAGAACAATAAATTCTTTACCCGTGAATTCATCCACCTCTCCTTTGAGGATATTAGGCAGACCAAAAATTAGCTGATCGTGCAGAATGTTACCATAGGTTCCGCGAGGGGAACAACCTTTCATGCAGACTCCTGCTCCCCTTCCTCGCCTTGATCGAGCGCGGCGAGGTATGGAAGGTTTCGATACTCTTGCCGGAAGTCGAGCCCGTACCCGACCACAAACTTGTTGGGAATTTTGAACCCCACATACTCCAGATCCACCTCGACCAATCGCCGCTCCGGCTTGCTGAGCAGGGTGCAGACCTTCAAGGAGCGGGGTTTGCGTCGGGATAAGGTCTTCATCAGGTACTGGACCGTCAGACCAGAGTCCACGATATCTTCCACCAGCAAGACATCCTTCCCGGCGATCGGTTCGGTCAGATCCGACACCAGCTTGACCTTGCCGGAGGTTTTCTTCCGCGCTCCATAACTTGTGACCACGATGAACTCCACACGCATGGGAATCCGGATGGCTCGCGCCAGATCGGCATAAAACGCATAGGCCCCTTTGAGGACCCCCACCAGCACCAATTCCTTACCGGCGTAGTCAGAAGCAATCTGCCGACCGAGCTCCCGAATTCGAGTCCGCATCTGCTCTTGCGTCACAATGGGGCGACCAAAAATGCGTTCCATTCCTAGCAAACTCCTTTCCGAGGCACAGGACATGTCACACGGGCCACTATGAACCGGATTGTCGAGGCGTCAGCGGCAAATCGGGCATCGATGCGTCGCCCGACGATCCACGCGATCTGATCGTGCGACAGCAACAGCGGTATGTGTTCTCGCATAGACCGACCCAGTTTTGCATCAGTGAAGTAATCTTGCAATTTCTTTCGTCGACCGGCCATGCCGGTGGGCACAAACCAATCCCCCCGCCGCCACGATCGGATCGTCAGGGGCAACGTGAGGCGATCCGCATCAAACAGTGCGGCAGCGGATGACGGGTGTTTGAGCAGCGCCAGACCTCGTGTTGGTGTCACGGGACGCACACGAATCACCTCCCCCGTCGGCAGCCAGGACGCGGTTGACGGCAAGGAGTGTAGCGTCACCTCCTCGGAATTCCTAACCGGAGCTCCACTAGGAGAACCGGTCCCCGGTACTGACGGAAGCGGCCGCTCCGCTCTCAACATGATCTCGACCGTGCCTTGGTCAGAGATCACTGTCACTGGTCCGACCTCCCAGGCGTGACCTGACCGTTTGGTTCCCACCGATGCCAGAATCGAGAGAACCTGATCACTGCGCAGCCCAG includes:
- the hpt gene encoding hypoxanthine phosphoribosyltransferase, which gives rise to MERIFGRPIVTQEQMRTRIRELGRQIASDYAGKELVLVGVLKGAYAFYADLARAIRIPMRVEFIVVTSYGARKKTSGKVKLVSDLTEPIAGKDVLLVEDIVDSGLTVQYLMKTLSRRKPRSLKVCTLLSKPERRLVEVDLEYVGFKIPNKFVVGYGLDFRQEYRNLPYLAALDQGEEGEQESA